The genomic stretch CTCATTACTTCAGGAGTTCTTATTTCAGCATTCTCATAAATCATCGGTATAATAAAAATCATAAAAATTTTTTTATTTTATAATTTGAAAATCAAGAACCCAGTAACAATTTATTCAACTTCTCTCGATTCGCCATAGTTTGAAAAAACGACATTAGTGCGAGGGGCCGGATTTGAACCGGCGAACCTCTGCAGGAACAGATCTTGAGTCTGTCGCCTTTGACCTGGCTTGGCAACCCTCGCGTTGGAGACTCGTAACCTAAATATCCTTATTAAACCTTCTCAGAGAGGAAGGCCTCTAAGAATCTTATTTTTGCTATTCTTAAGTGGTAACCTCACATCTTTGGCCAGTGATGATCACGGTATGTTCTGTTTGAGCTACCATGCCACCCTTTATTTCTTTCAATATAGGATATGAAGATATTAGACCATGACGAACTAGATTCTTCAAAAGGCTAGGCGCATCATGCATTATCTCTGTGCACCACCGTTCGCAGAAAGGCAAAGTTCCAAAATTTGTTTTTATTAGATTAAAAAGGTCCATGGCCCTTTCATTCTTAACAGGACGTTCTCTGATTATTCGATAGATGTTTCCTCCATGAGAATTGAAAACCTGCCCTCCTCCATTAGTCGCGAAAGGTTCTACGGCTACAACCATGTCCTTTCTTATTCTGGCTGCACTCCCATCGTCGATATTCGGTACAGTGAGTCCAGCATGCAGACTAAACCGCCTCATACCATGACCAGTCAGATTTGCAACTGGTCTAAATCCCTCTTCCTTAATCACCCTTTCAATAGTCCCACCTACCTTGGAGACTTGGACACCATCACCAATCATTTCAATCGCAATGCGTAAAGCTTTTGCAGACGATTCGATCAACGATTGCCAATTTTTGGTTCCTACTTCTACAGTAACTGCAGTATCGCCAACAAAACCATCCACATGAGCGCCCACATCAACTTTAACGACATCGCCTTTTGAGAACGTTGCACGATCGTCGCTTGATGGGGTGAAATGCGCAGCTACATCATTTATTCCGATATTGACGGGAAATGCAGGTCGCGCCCCTTTACGAATAATATAAGCTTCCACTTCCACGGCAATATCGACTAAACGAGCTCCTTCTCTGATTAGAGAGGCACCCAACTCTCTTGCCTCACGGGAAATTGCTCCCGCCTTACGCAGACAAGCCAGTTCGTGTTCATCCATTCAAGGCAGCCTCTATTTCCTCAACGGAAATAACGCCCTTTCGAATAATCTCGATCTCCCCATTATGAACAGCTACTATCGTAGAATGATGCCCTAATTTTGTGGCACCGCAATCAAGATAGATCGACACCCTATCACCTAACTCTTTCACCGTATACTTAATATTAACTGGATCAGGTCTCGAGTGAAGATTTGCACTGGTTGATGTTATTGGGCCAAATCGTCTGATTATCCTTAATGCCAGTGGATGGTCTGGCATACGTATTCCCACTTCATCTGTGCCTGCTGTGACTAAGTCTGGGACTTTTGGTTTTTTCTTCAATACCAAAGTGATTGGCCCAGGCATGAATTTCTGCGCCAGTTTTCTCGATAAGGAATCCATTACAGCCACGTTTTCCAACATGGGCATATCGCTAACAGCTATGGATATGGGCATATCAAAGGGGCGATTCTTAGCCATGAAGACCTTTTTCACCGCATTTTCGTCTAAAGCATTAGCACCTAGACCATATAGTGTCTCTGTGGGGTAAACGATGAGGTTTCCTTTTCTGAGTTCCCCCACAGTCATTTCCACTTCCTCGTCCGAAAGGTCGCATTCTTTACAGTTTTTACCTCTGCATTTTATTATTTGCATTCAATTCTCCCCTACCCAGTTAAGTGCTTGCTCTACACATTCATTTCCGCAACCTAATCCACAGGGCCCATGACCTGGATATAGATTTTTAATATCAAACTCCATTAATTTTTGAATTGAGCGATATAAAGCCCTCTGATCCCCGCTGGGTAAGTCCCAACGACCTACACCGTCTTTAAATATTGTATCCCCTGAGATAAGATCTTTTGTTTTCGAATCGTAAAGGCATATACTCCCAGCTGAATGGCCAGGAGTGTGGATTACTCTAAACTCATGATCACCAGTATTGAAAATCATTCCTTCTTCAATCGGTACTACGTTCAAAGGCTCCAAATGACCACCAAACATGATAGACATTGTCGCCCATGCATCACCTTCACTTACGACCTCTGCGTCTTCATTGTGTATGAATACCTTTGACCCTAATTTGTGTGATAGGAAGGCAGCTCCTCCTACATGATCATAATGACGATGTGTCAAGATGATGCTTTTAATTAAATTGATTGAAGTAAATTTATCCAAATCCGAGAGCAATTGATTGATCCCCGCACCCGTACCCGTATCCACAATCATGGGTCGGTTACCCGAGATGAAGTAAACGTTGCAATCATAACCTTTACCTGGAAGGGTTCTTATAGTCATTTTGATGTTGTGAAGTTGCAAGCCATATTTTACCCTTTCTCATAAAGACAATATAGAAATTATTGAGACTATTCTGGCTCTAAATAAAAGAGAATCAAGGAAATGATCTCCACGAAAAATTTAGCGAGGAACATAAGCCCGCAATGTTCAGATTTACCCTAGAAATGACCTGATTCAAAAAAGAAAAAGACAAATTAGAGATAATTAAAACGCTTGGAGGGGTCGATTAACCTTGCATTTTTCGGTGTTGTCGAAGACAAGAAAGAAGTCATGAATGAGACTAAATTGCTCAAAAACTCCTTGGAAAAGGTCAATTCAAAAGACAAATGAAAAAATATTTGCACAGAGAATATTGAAAGGGGCTATCTGATTGAACTTAAAAGAGTATGAGGGTAAGACGTTATTCAAAAAGTTCGGAATCCCTACGACTGATGGATATGTTGTGAGAAGCCCATCAGATATAAAAGAAATAAGTGGACCAATGGTTGTAAAGGCTCAAATAGAAGCAGGTGGTCGAGGAAAGTCTGGAGGAATCAGATTCGCTTCAACCTTGGAGCAACTGAAGAAAGCCGTGGAGGAAATTATTGGAATGGAAATAGCGGGGCAAAAGGTAGAGGAAGTTTTGGTTGAGAATAGAGTGAATATTGACAGAGAGTTCTATTTAGCCTTCCTCAATGATCGAAAGAATAGGCTTCCTAAATTGATAATGTTAAGACAAGGAGGCATTGATGTCGAAAACTCAGATCCTTTTATGCTAATGGAATGGACCATAGATCCCTTGATTGGAGTTTCCGATTATATATGTAGAGAAGCGGCTATGGAATTAGTTCTCGATCCAGGTGCGGCTTCCCAGTTAAAAGAATTGATTCAAAAAGCTTGGAGAATGTTTTGGGAAATGGATTGCGAACTTTTAGAGATTAATCCAGTCGCCCTTTCACATGAAGGAAATATAGTTGCTTTAGATTCAAAAATTACAATCGATGATGATGCCTTATTTCGTCAAACCAATATAAAAAGAAAAATCGAGAAGGTTGAATCTTTAGAAGCAGAAGCCCGAGCCATCGGCATGAGTTTAGTTAGGTTAGAAGGCGAAATAGCAGTAATAGCCAATGGCGCGGGTCTAACAATGGCAACTTTAGATGTCCTTGCCTTATACGGCGAAAAAGGGTTGATTTTTCTCGATCTCGGAGGAACAGATGATGAGAAAGCAATAGAACAAGCCATTCAACTGGCGAATAGAGCAGGCCCAAAAGTAATTCTGATCAATATATTTGGAAGCGTTACGAAATGCGATACTGTTGCTGAAGGAGTCATCGGCGCAAAATCAAAACTGGGAGTGGGGTCTAAATTTGTGGTAAGATTGCGGGGTACTAATGAAGAAAAGGCTCGGCAAATGTTGGAGTCTGAGGGGATCATTACTGTAAAGAATCTGGAAGAGGCTTGCCTCAAAGCAGTGCAAATCAAAGGTGATTGAGTGGCAATCATCTTGAGAGATGATGCAAAGGTGCTGATTCAAGGTATCACTGGACACCAGGGTAGTTTTCACACCGCTTCGATGCTTAAATTCGGAACAAATATTGTTGCTGGTGTAGTTCCTGGGAGAGGCGGTGAAAGGGTCGAAGGTATTCAGGTTTTCGAAACTTGCAAGCAGGCTGTGAGGAAGACAGGAGCTGAAGCTTCTGTGGTATTTGTTCCTTCGAAATGGGCAATGGATGCGGTAATTGAAGCACTTGACGCAGGAATCGAGACCATAGTGATAATCACCGAACACATCCCCATTCGCGATTTTATAATTCTCTTTCGTTACGCGAAGCTCAAAGGTGCTCGGATAGTCGGTCCTAATTCTCCAGGTATTGCATCACCTGGTAGATGGAAATTAGGAATAATGCCTAATGTGATATTCAAGCATGGATCGACCGGTGTTGTCTCTCGCTCAGGAACCTTGACTTATGAAATCGTCAATAACCTAACAGAGGCAGGGATAGGGCAGTCAACTTGTGTCGGCATAGGCGGTGATCCTATCGTAGGAACAGATTTTATTGAGGTCTTGGAATTGTTCCAGGAAGATCCAGAGACTGAAAATATTGTTCTGATCGGAGAGATAGGAGGCACAGCCGAGGAAGACGCCGCCGATTTTATCGCGAAACGAGTTACTAAGCCAGTTGTTGGTTATATTGCAGGTAGGACAGCTCCGACTGGGAAGCGTATGGGTCATGCAGGGGCGATAATTTCAAGAGGTAGGGGCTCAGCGAATAGTAAGGTTAGCGCCCTGCTGGAAGCAGGAGTGCGAGTGGCTAAGACTCCAGCTGAAGTGCCCCGTTTGGTCAAGGATGCGGCTAGATATTAAGTCTCCTGGATGATTTTT from Methanomassiliicoccales archaeon encodes the following:
- a CDS encoding L-threonylcarbamoyladenylate synthase, producing the protein MQIIKCRGKNCKECDLSDEEVEMTVGELRKGNLIVYPTETLYGLGANALDENAVKKVFMAKNRPFDMPISIAVSDMPMLENVAVMDSLSRKLAQKFMPGPITLVLKKKPKVPDLVTAGTDEVGIRMPDHPLALRIIRRFGPITSTSANLHSRPDPVNIKYTVKELGDRVSIYLDCGATKLGHHSTIVAVHNGEIEIIRKGVISVEEIEAALNG
- a CDS encoding ATP-grasp domain-containing protein, whose translation is MNLKEYEGKTLFKKFGIPTTDGYVVRSPSDIKEISGPMVVKAQIEAGGRGKSGGIRFASTLEQLKKAVEEIIGMEIAGQKVEEVLVENRVNIDREFYLAFLNDRKNRLPKLIMLRQGGIDVENSDPFMLMEWTIDPLIGVSDYICREAAMELVLDPGAASQLKELIQKAWRMFWEMDCELLEINPVALSHEGNIVALDSKITIDDDALFRQTNIKRKIEKVESLEAEARAIGMSLVRLEGEIAVIANGAGLTMATLDVLALYGEKGLIFLDLGGTDDEKAIEQAIQLANRAGPKVILINIFGSVTKCDTVAEGVIGAKSKLGVGSKFVVRLRGTNEEKARQMLESEGIITVKNLEEACLKAVQIKGD
- the map gene encoding type II methionyl aminopeptidase; this encodes MDEHELACLRKAGAISREARELGASLIREGARLVDIAVEVEAYIIRKGARPAFPVNIGINDVAAHFTPSSDDRATFSKGDVVKVDVGAHVDGFVGDTAVTVEVGTKNWQSLIESSAKALRIAIEMIGDGVQVSKVGGTIERVIKEEGFRPVANLTGHGMRRFSLHAGLTVPNIDDGSAARIRKDMVVAVEPFATNGGGQVFNSHGGNIYRIIRERPVKNERAMDLFNLIKTNFGTLPFCERWCTEIMHDAPSLLKNLVRHGLISSYPILKEIKGGMVAQTEHTVIITGQRCEVTT
- a CDS encoding MBL fold metallo-hydrolase; protein product: MTIRTLPGKGYDCNVYFISGNRPMIVDTGTGAGINQLLSDLDKFTSINLIKSIILTHRHYDHVGGAAFLSHKLGSKVFIHNEDAEVVSEGDAWATMSIMFGGHLEPLNVVPIEEGMIFNTGDHEFRVIHTPGHSAGSICLYDSKTKDLISGDTIFKDGVGRWDLPSGDQRALYRSIQKLMEFDIKNLYPGHGPCGLGCGNECVEQALNWVGEN
- the sucD gene encoding succinate--CoA ligase subunit alpha — protein: MAIILRDDAKVLIQGITGHQGSFHTASMLKFGTNIVAGVVPGRGGERVEGIQVFETCKQAVRKTGAEASVVFVPSKWAMDAVIEALDAGIETIVIITEHIPIRDFIILFRYAKLKGARIVGPNSPGIASPGRWKLGIMPNVIFKHGSTGVVSRSGTLTYEIVNNLTEAGIGQSTCVGIGGDPIVGTDFIEVLELFQEDPETENIVLIGEIGGTAEEDAADFIAKRVTKPVVGYIAGRTAPTGKRMGHAGAIISRGRGSANSKVSALLEAGVRVAKTPAEVPRLVKDAARY